The Microlunatus antarcticus DNA segment CCGCTCGACGACGAGACGTACGCCGCCGCGCAGCAGGCCTGACCCACCCCGCTCTCCCGAGGAGGAACCCCAGATGACCGACCAGACCGAGCAGACCGACCAGACCGAGCAGATCCACCAGGGCGAGCAGCGGCGCCAGGTCGGCGGCGGACGCCGCGCGATCGGCGACGTCGCCCCCAAGCTCGCCGAGCTCACCGACGACGTCCTCTTCGACGACGTGTGGAACCGTCCCGGACTCGCCGCGCGCGACCGCAGCCTCGTGACCGTCGCCGCGCTGGTCGCGGGCGGGGACGCCGACCAGCTGCGCTTCCACCTCGACCACGCCCGTAAGAACGGCGTGACCGAGACCGAGCTGATCGAGGCGATCACCCACCTCGCCTTCTACGCCGGTTGGCCCAAGGCCATGACGGCCGTCACCGTCGCCCAGCAGGTCTTCGCCGGCTGACGCCGGCCCCCACCCAGAGGAAGAGAACGTCCGATGAAGGCAACCCTGATGTACGGGGCCGGCGACGTCCGCGTCGAAGACGTCCCCGACCCCACGATCTCCGCCCCGACCGAGCCCTGGTGCGCGTCACGTACGCGTGCGTGTGCGGCTCCGACCTGCACCCGTACCACGACCTCGAGCCCACGCCCGAGGGTCGGCGGATGGGCCACGAGGCCATCGGGGTCGTCCAGGAGGTCGGTGCCGAGGTCACGACGCTCAAGGCCGGTGACACCGTCATCGTCCCCTTCGCCTGGTCGGACGGCACGTGTGCCTTCTGCCGTGACGGGATCACCACCTCGTGCGTGCACGGCGGCTTCTTCGACGGGGCGCCGTCGGCGACCCAGGCCGAGCTGCTGATCGTGCCGGAGGCGGACGGCACCGCGGTCGTGGTGCCCGAGGGGACCGACGAGTCGCTGATGCCGTCGCTGCTGACGCTGTCCGACGTCTACCTCACCGGATACCACGCCGCCCGACAGGGCCAGGTCGGCCCGGGCAAGACCGTCACCGTGATCGGCGACGGGGCCGTCGGCCTCTCGGCCGTCCTCGCGAGCAAGGAGCTTGGAGCCGAGACGATCATCCTGATGGGCCGCCACGAGTCGCGGACGGACCTCGGCCGGAAGTTCGGCGCCACGCACGTCGTCGCCGAGCGCGGCGACGAGGGTGTCGCGAAGGTCCTGGAGATCACCGGCGGCGAGGGCTCGCACGTCGTCCTCGAGGCCGTCGGCCACCTGCCGGCGTACGAGCAGGCGTACGGCATCGTCCGCCCCGGCGGGGTGATCTCGCGAGTCGGGGTGCCGCAGTACGAGGAGGCCCCGGTCGGCTTCGCCTCGCTGTTCGGCAAGAACGTCACCCTCACCGGCGGACCGGCGACGATCCGCGCCTACCTGGAGGCCGCGATCCCGCAGGTCCTCGACGGGACCACCGACCCCGGCCAGGTGTTCGACCGCGAGCTCCCGCTTGCCGACATCGCCGAGGCCTACCGACTGATGGACGCCCGCGAGGCGCTGAAGGTGCTCATCCGCGTCTGACCGACCCCGGGGTTGCGCGGCGGATCGATGACCGTCAATATCGACGGGTGTCGATGTCCGCCGTGCTTCCCGTCCCGGTCCCGGCAGCGGCGTGCTGCGTCCCGCTCTCGCGCGAGCCGCTCAGCCGGTCCCGGGCTGAGCAGGTCGCGCCGCTGCTGAAGGCGCTCGCCGACCCGGTGCGGCTCCGGCTGCTGTCGATCGTGGCGTCCCACGAGGGCGGGGAGGCCTGCGTCTGCGACCTGAACGACTGCTTCGATCTGTCGCAGCCGACGATCAGCCACCACCTCAAG contains these protein-coding regions:
- a CDS encoding carboxymuconolactone decarboxylase family protein; translated protein: MTDQTEQTDQTEQIHQGEQRRQVGGGRRAIGDVAPKLAELTDDVLFDDVWNRPGLAARDRSLVTVAALVAGGDADQLRFHLDHARKNGVTETELIEAITHLAFYAGWPKAMTAVTVAQQVFAG
- a CDS encoding zinc-binding dehydrogenase produces the protein MRVTYACVCGSDLHPYHDLEPTPEGRRMGHEAIGVVQEVGAEVTTLKAGDTVIVPFAWSDGTCAFCRDGITTSCVHGGFFDGAPSATQAELLIVPEADGTAVVVPEGTDESLMPSLLTLSDVYLTGYHAARQGQVGPGKTVTVIGDGAVGLSAVLASKELGAETIILMGRHESRTDLGRKFGATHVVAERGDEGVAKVLEITGGEGSHVVLEAVGHLPAYEQAYGIVRPGGVISRVGVPQYEEAPVGFASLFGKNVTLTGGPATIRAYLEAAIPQVLDGTTDPGQVFDRELPLADIAEAYRLMDAREALKVLIRV
- a CDS encoding ArsR/SmtB family transcription factor, which codes for MSAVLPVPVPAAACCVPLSREPLSRSRAEQVAPLLKALADPVRLRLLSIVASHEGGEACVCDLNDCFDLSQPTISHHLKVLHGAGLLEREKRGTWVYYRARPDALTDLATLLAPVSGTPSTSGRCA